The Sulfurimonas sp. HSL-1716 sequence TTATTCCAACGGGACAATGGTCCGAGCCGGTGATATCTGAAAGGATAAAAGCATCTTCCAGATTCTCTGCAAGATCTTCGGATATGAAAAAGTAGTCTATCCTCCAGCCTGCATTGTTCGCACGTGCATTAAAACGGTAACTCCACCAGCTGTAAGCATCTTCCACATCTCCGTGAACATAGCGAAAAGTATCAATGTAGCCATGTTCTAGCAGCTTGTCTATCCAGGCACGCTCGATCGGCAGGAAACCTGAGCGCTCAGAGTTAGCCTTTGGATTCTTAAGATCTATTTCGCGGTGAGCGGTATTTACGTCGCCGCAGATAATGATCGATTTTCCCTCTTCGCGCAGTTTTTCGCAATGTTTTAAAAAATCATCATAGAACTTCATTTTATGCGAGAGCCTTTCATCATCTTTTTGACCGTTTGGAAAGTAGACGTTGAACAGCGCCACGTCGCCGAAATGCTGCTCTATGATGCGTCCTTCGTTCATAGTGTCGATATCTTTGCATGTAGAGGTATAATCACTCTTGATCGCAGAAAAGGTAGCAGTCCCTGAGTAGCCTTTTCTATCGGCGCTGTTGATTATGATCTCGTTATGCTGTTTTGCAAAAAGAGTGTCGGGGATCTGGTCCTGTGAGGCTTTTATCTCTTGAAGACAAAGGATGTCGGTATCTCTTTCATCAAGCCACTTGAGTGCTTCTTTTGTGGCTATTGCGCGTATTCCGTTGACGTTCCATGAGATTATTTCTATCGAGTTTGACATAGTATTACTTTATTATGTTATCGTTTAATTTTTGCAAAAACATACGGGCTGATATCCTTCCTGCGACTTCGACGGGAGAGTGGACTATATTGTTCATGTAGTACTGCGGAAGAGATGTAAAAGGATTGTCTGCAAGCTTTGCCATCCAGATGAACCCCTCAAGAAAACTTCCCAGTTTAATAGGTGAACCGTTTAATTTTGCATAGATTGTTGCAGGTTTGTCAAGAAGATAGGTCTGAGTACCGTCAAAGGAGGTCATCTCTATCTTATCAAGGTAAAGGTAGCATTCCCAATAATCGCCCGCTGAGCCGAAACCGCCGAATCCCGCTCCGTATGTTTTGATGACGATCCTATTGATCTTTCCTGTGAGCTTGAACCCTTCCGGGTCGTCAGGTTTGGCTGCATCTATATTTTCTATATCCAAACCCTGTGCTTTTAGTTCTCGAACAAAACCTGCGTTTATAAGTGTTATAGCAGACTCTTTTAGCTGCAGTTTTTGTTCATCGCTTGGAGAAGCGATCCAGAACTGTTCCGCCTGCAATATGCCTTCATAGTGCTTGAGCTCAATATTATCGCTGTTTAGCTCGAAACCTTTAAAATAGACGGGGATAGCTAAAATTTTTTTATTTACATGAAGATTTTTATTTGGCAGCGTCGTGGAAGGCAGAGACCTTGTCGATACTAAAGCGCTGCATCCGCTTATGAATAATGCAACAATAAGAGTAGATAAGAGTTTGAAGATTTTGTACATATCTGTTTTTTCACCTTTATGCGGATGAAAGGGCAATGTCACAAAATTCCCAAGCCAAAGCTTGAGAACGACGACTATATGAAGTTGACGTCGGTAACGTGGTGTTTAAGACCTAACTCTTCATATGTACATCCAAGGGCAAGACCGAGCATCTGCTGCATATGAAGTACAGGAAGCGTTACCTCGCGGCCGATCTCTTTAGAAGCATGACCTGTTTGTGTATCAAGCTTGAGGTGGCATAAAGGACAAGGTGTGACCATCCAGTCGGCATTTGCATCCATCGCACCTGCAACCGCATTTCCTGTAAGAATCGCAGCAGTACGAGGAGCCTGAAGCTCAGCATGGAAACCGCAGCATTTGTTTTTCTCATTATAATCGACGTTCATACCGCCGCAAGCGATGATAAGATCATCCAGCGAGGTAGGATTGTACGGGTTCTCCGCGCTTTTGTGAGATTCGTTTTGAAGCTCGGAAGGGCGGATGTTGTGACAGCCGTAAAACGGTGCGATGTTAAATTGGCTAAGAGGTTTGACAACCATGCTTTTGATCTTGTCCAAACCGAAATCGTCGATCAATGCGTACAAGAAGTGAGTGACATGTGATGTCCCTTTATACTCCAATCCGACTTCGGCAAGCTTTTCGTTCACTTTGGACTTTAGTTCGGCGTTATTATCGAGTCTGTGTTTTGTCATAGCCGTGTTTAGCTGACACGTGTTACAGATCGTCACCATTGTAAGACCGTGTTTTTCCGCATATGCGATATTGCGGGCGTTAAGTACCAATGACAAGAAATCATCATAATCCTGCAGATGTGAGGCCCCGCAGCAAGAAGCTTCAGTCAGTTCTATAAGTTCTATTCCGAGCTTGCGTGCAACCGCCATAGTCGACATCATCTGCTCAGGAGTACTCTCTTTAGCGGTACAACCTGTAAAAAGTGCATATCTTAATTTTTTCATTGCTTATAACTCCTAGAACTTAGCTGTAGATGATGATTTGACAAGTTTTTTGATCTCATCCAATTTATCTGCTTTTGGCATATTCCAAGGCAATACTATCTTACCTTTTTTAAACATTTTTATAGCGACTGGAACATGTTTGATCACACCGATATTTCCTTCGGAGTAACGGACAAGTTCACCCTCGTCCAAAAGCCCGTGTTTAGCGATAGAATGTTTGA is a genomic window containing:
- a CDS encoding exodeoxyribonuclease III, with protein sequence MSNSIEIISWNVNGIRAIATKEALKWLDERDTDILCLQEIKASQDQIPDTLFAKQHNEIIINSADRKGYSGTATFSAIKSDYTSTCKDIDTMNEGRIIEQHFGDVALFNVYFPNGQKDDERLSHKMKFYDDFLKHCEKLREEGKSIIICGDVNTAHREIDLKNPKANSERSGFLPIERAWIDKLLEHGYIDTFRYVHGDVEDAYSWWSYRFNARANNAGWRIDYFFISEDLAENLEDAFILSDITGSDHCPVGIKISI
- a CDS encoding CoB--CoM heterodisulfide reductase iron-sulfur subunit B family protein is translated as MKKLRYALFTGCTAKESTPEQMMSTMAVARKLGIELIELTEASCCGASHLQDYDDFLSLVLNARNIAYAEKHGLTMVTICNTCQLNTAMTKHRLDNNAELKSKVNEKLAEVGLEYKGTSHVTHFLYALIDDFGLDKIKSMVVKPLSQFNIAPFYGCHNIRPSELQNESHKSAENPYNPTSLDDLIIACGGMNVDYNEKNKCCGFHAELQAPRTAAILTGNAVAGAMDANADWMVTPCPLCHLKLDTQTGHASKEIGREVTLPVLHMQQMLGLALGCTYEELGLKHHVTDVNFI